A single region of the Thermoanaerobacterium aotearoense genome encodes:
- a CDS encoding P-II family nitrogen regulator, which translates to MKKVECIIRPDVLEDVKAELNKLKIHGMTVSQVFGCGHQKGKKEIYRGAEIEISLLPKVKIEIVTEDGSVENIVDAVTKVARTGNVGDGKIFIYDIQDAIRIRTGERGEKAI; encoded by the coding sequence ATGAAGAAAGTTGAATGTATAATAAGACCAGATGTTTTAGAAGATGTAAAGGCGGAACTTAATAAGCTTAAAATACATGGAATGACGGTGTCACAGGTTTTTGGATGTGGACATCAGAAAGGCAAAAAAGAGATTTACAGAGGAGCGGAAATTGAGATAAGCCTCCTTCCTAAAGTTAAAATTGAAATTGTGACAGAAGATGGAAGTGTTGAAAACATCGTAGATGCTGTTACAAAAGTTGCAAGAACAGGCAATGTAGGCGATGGAAAGATATTCATATACGACATACAAGACGCCATAAGGATAAGAACCGGTGAACGCGGAGAAAAAGCGATATAA
- a CDS encoding methyl-accepting chemotaxis protein, whose amino-acid sequence MVFKDKQLLKLLNIINANNLLDENKDYINFKGIIKDISVSITRLKKKLVKYIFETQVASSRIFSVSEELSITMEENNAFAQQLYAESQEIFSNNSLCYENVENTITEIKKLVEKLENIKNTSGEMYNTGIQSRKLVNESFKEIRLVLDKISNISITTEETLNRINELTKISIQISQILKSIEKIAKETHLLSLNASIESAKAEKYGNGFGVIADGIRKLTLNTNKAVTDIVSLIEKVNNEIENVKKSASENYINVKDSVSSTMNIEKSLSMIEEYNNTVMNMISKIVNVSEDEYKYVKNINEKIESVQNLLKEVSNNFDIMNNSIYHQKENAEKIVFLSDKLKEASNDLKLLSESDEIKNVIRMNFENIKNTAINVIKSIKKEIISDEFLLMNRNFHKEALDAFLKNHKEIEALWTNDIKGRFIYSNPPAGIANANVREWFQKSIKGKEYVSEVYISAITKAPCLTVSIPLIDKNGSCIGVIGADLNIKISDL is encoded by the coding sequence ATGGTGTTCAAAGACAAACAATTGTTGAAACTGTTAAATATTATAAATGCGAATAATTTACTAGATGAAAATAAAGACTACATTAATTTTAAAGGAATAATAAAAGACATATCTGTATCAATAACAAGACTTAAAAAGAAACTTGTAAAATACATATTTGAGACACAAGTCGCTTCAAGCCGTATATTCTCTGTATCAGAAGAATTGTCTATTACTATGGAAGAAAATAATGCTTTTGCCCAACAACTATATGCCGAATCGCAAGAAATATTTTCAAATAATTCACTTTGCTATGAAAATGTAGAAAATACAATCACCGAAATAAAGAAATTAGTTGAAAAGCTTGAAAATATCAAAAATACTTCTGGAGAAATGTACAACACTGGCATTCAATCGAGAAAACTGGTAAATGAAAGTTTCAAAGAAATCAGATTAGTTTTAGATAAGATAAGCAACATTTCTATAACCACAGAAGAAACACTAAATCGTATAAATGAGCTTACAAAAATATCAATACAAATTTCTCAGATATTAAAATCAATTGAAAAAATAGCTAAAGAAACCCATTTACTTTCACTAAATGCATCTATAGAATCTGCAAAAGCCGAAAAATATGGCAATGGTTTTGGCGTTATCGCAGATGGCATCAGAAAATTAACTTTAAACACCAATAAAGCTGTAACAGATATTGTGTCACTAATCGAAAAAGTAAATAACGAAATAGAAAATGTCAAAAAATCAGCCAGTGAAAATTATATAAACGTCAAGGATAGTGTAAGTAGTACAATGAATATAGAAAAAAGTTTAAGCATGATAGAAGAATACAACAATACAGTTATGAACATGATTAGCAAAATCGTAAATGTTTCTGAAGATGAATATAAGTACGTTAAAAATATCAATGAAAAGATCGAAAGTGTTCAAAACTTATTAAAAGAAGTATCAAATAATTTTGATATCATGAATAATTCTATATATCATCAAAAAGAAAATGCAGAGAAAATAGTATTTTTAAGCGATAAATTAAAAGAAGCATCAAATGATTTGAAATTATTGTCCGAAAGCGATGAAATAAAAAATGTAATACGAATGAATTTTGAAAATATAAAGAATACAGCAATTAATGTAATAAAATCTATAAAAAAAGAAATAATTTCAGATGAATTCTTACTAATGAATAGGAATTTTCATAAAGAAGCACTTGACGCTTTTTTAAAAAATCATAAAGAAATAGAAGCTCTTTGGACAAATGATATTAAAGGAAGATTTATTTATTCAAATCCACCTGCTGGTATTGCGAATGCAAACGTGCGAGAATGGTTTCAAAAATCCATAAAAGGCAAAGAATATGTATCTGAAGTCTATATATCTGCTATTACAAAAGCTCCATGTTTAACTGTATCTATTCCATTAATCGATAAAAACGGATCGTGCATAGGAGTTATTGGTGCTGATTTAAACATAAAAATATCTGATTTATAG